From the Acidicapsa ligni genome, one window contains:
- a CDS encoding APC family permease, whose translation MTEITAAAEGDLKAGHLQAGHGLKRELRLRDLVPMQILLLVGVSWAGIAAKQGSTHPMIWIAGCIFFFLPQVAVVTYCVRLWPIEGGVYQWAKFALGPLVGFLSAWNYALYAVLTVSQLGILTVTSLSYALGPKAAWMADSQPLTFAFDGVLLAGVLAINVLGLHFGKWVSHFGTGLMMLLTLTFFVLLFWHPSATVVHPHVNPQMPFAFGWPVWSLLTLNLYIKVAFNAYSGLEQVAVFAGETKNAGTTIALSAWIAAPAAVLIYVLMTGSLLTYVPAGKIDLAGAIPQTLAAAFGGGAGVWIGRGMILALSAFAFCSYSLITAETSRLPMVAGWDAILPTWFTKLSPRYGTPVRSLVVIVGIAAVAAVTASMGAGRQEAFQLLITSGQLSFGLYYCAMFAVPLFTGARFGKRPGLWLKACAVSGLVITIVQCVLATVPIVDVNNTWAYAGKVAGTGLLINLAGIGIYWRGRRAVGRSSALRA comes from the coding sequence GTGACAGAAATTACGGCGGCGGCTGAGGGCGATTTAAAAGCAGGGCATTTGCAGGCAGGGCATGGTCTGAAGCGGGAGTTGAGGTTGCGGGATCTGGTGCCGATGCAGATCCTGCTGCTGGTAGGCGTGAGTTGGGCGGGGATTGCGGCCAAGCAGGGTTCGACGCATCCGATGATCTGGATTGCTGGCTGCATCTTCTTCTTTTTGCCGCAGGTGGCGGTGGTCACGTATTGCGTTCGCCTGTGGCCGATCGAGGGTGGTGTCTATCAGTGGGCGAAGTTTGCGTTGGGGCCGCTGGTTGGTTTTCTTTCGGCGTGGAACTATGCGTTGTATGCGGTGCTGACTGTTTCGCAACTGGGCATTTTGACGGTAACGAGCTTGAGTTATGCGCTGGGGCCAAAGGCGGCGTGGATGGCGGATAGCCAACCGTTGACGTTTGCGTTTGATGGTGTGCTGCTGGCGGGAGTGTTGGCGATCAATGTGTTGGGGTTGCACTTTGGCAAGTGGGTGAGTCACTTCGGCACCGGGCTGATGATGTTGCTGACCTTGACATTTTTTGTACTGCTGTTCTGGCACCCATCGGCGACGGTTGTACATCCCCATGTGAATCCGCAGATGCCGTTTGCGTTTGGGTGGCCGGTGTGGTCGCTGCTGACGCTGAACCTGTATATCAAGGTTGCGTTCAATGCCTATAGCGGGCTGGAACAGGTGGCTGTCTTCGCAGGCGAGACGAAGAATGCCGGGACGACGATTGCGTTGTCAGCGTGGATTGCTGCTCCGGCGGCGGTGTTGATTTATGTGTTGATGACCGGGTCGCTGCTGACGTATGTGCCTGCGGGGAAGATCGATCTTGCAGGGGCGATTCCACAGACGCTGGCAGCGGCTTTTGGTGGCGGTGCAGGGGTCTGGATTGGGCGTGGAATGATCCTGGCGTTGTCGGCGTTTGCGTTCTGTTCGTATTCGCTGATCACGGCGGAGACGAGTCGCTTGCCGATGGTGGCGGGGTGGGATGCGATTTTGCCAACGTGGTTTACGAAGCTTAGTCCGCGGTATGGCACGCCGGTGCGGAGCCTGGTGGTGATTGTGGGGATTGCCGCGGTGGCTGCTGTTACTGCAAGTATGGGGGCGGGACGGCAGGAGGCTTTTCAACTGCTGATTACGAGTGGCCAGCTTTCGTTTGGGCTGTATTACTGCGCGATGTTTGCTGTGCCTTTGTTTACGGGCGCACGGTTTGGAAAGCGGCCGGGACTCTGGCTGAAGGCTTGTGCTGTTTCTGGCCTGGTCATTACGATAGTGCAGTGTGTATTGGCTACGGTGCCGATTGTGGATGTGAACAATACATGGGCTTATGCAGGTAAGGTTGCCGGGACGGGGTTGCTGATCAACCTTGCAGGCATTGGTATTTATTGGCGTGGACGGCGAGCGGTTGGGCGTTCAAGTGCACTTAGGGCGTGA
- a CDS encoding carbonic anhydrase produces MDRLLEGHKRFHDEVFPRKRETFHLLAEMQNPQYLFITCSDSRVLPDLILQTGPGDLFITRNAGNVIPVSTDEDGATATIEYAVEALKVKHAILCGHSDCGALKAALRKPDLELMPKAARWLGHVEEAFTHRQPLNPADGENAELVSLIKGNVIAQLANLHAQPSVARAVARHELTVHGWYYDIMTGNIDVYNEREDKFFPLLPPTD; encoded by the coding sequence ATGGATCGATTACTCGAAGGACACAAGCGCTTTCACGATGAAGTCTTCCCCCGCAAACGCGAAACATTCCATCTCCTGGCCGAGATGCAAAACCCGCAATATCTCTTCATCACCTGTTCCGACTCGCGCGTCCTCCCCGACCTCATCCTCCAGACCGGTCCTGGAGACCTGTTCATCACCCGCAACGCCGGCAACGTCATTCCCGTCTCCACCGACGAAGATGGAGCCACCGCCACCATCGAATACGCCGTCGAAGCCCTCAAAGTGAAGCACGCCATCCTCTGCGGCCACTCCGACTGCGGAGCACTCAAAGCCGCCCTGCGCAAACCCGATCTCGAACTCATGCCCAAAGCCGCCAGATGGCTGGGCCACGTCGAAGAAGCCTTCACCCATCGCCAGCCCCTCAACCCCGCCGACGGCGAAAACGCCGAACTCGTTTCCCTGATCAAAGGCAATGTAATCGCCCAACTCGCCAACCTGCACGCCCAGCCCTCAGTAGCCCGCGCCGTAGCCCGCCACGAGCTCACCGTCCACGGCTGGTACTACGACATCATGACCGGCAACATAGACGTCTACAACGAGCGCGAAGACAAATTCTTCCCCCTGCTCCCCCCAACCGACTAA
- a CDS encoding SRPBCC family protein: protein MARLFTLQHETTVHAPIERCFLLSTSLAIVQRELHMRPVRGRTSGLVVNGDTVRWQGWHLGLPQYHESLIEDFQAPFFFRDRMIAGRFATFEHDHAFFQQPSGAVLLHDELRFTMPLGWAGALVGQWILSPDIHALMRRRFALIRKIAESDEWKQYLPATTP from the coding sequence ATGGCCCGCCTCTTCACCCTGCAACACGAAACCACCGTCCACGCCCCCATCGAGCGCTGCTTCCTGCTCTCGACCAGCCTCGCCATCGTCCAACGCGAACTCCACATGCGCCCGGTCCGCGGACGCACCTCGGGCCTCGTCGTCAATGGAGACACCGTGCGCTGGCAGGGATGGCATCTGGGCCTGCCCCAGTATCACGAAAGCCTCATCGAAGACTTTCAGGCGCCCTTCTTCTTCCGCGACCGCATGATCGCAGGCCGATTCGCCACCTTCGAACACGACCATGCCTTCTTCCAACAGCCCAGCGGCGCCGTCCTGCTGCACGATGAACTTCGATTCACCATGCCACTCGGCTGGGCAGGCGCCCTCGTCGGTCAGTGGATTCTCTCGCCTGACATCCACGCCCTCATGAGGCGAAGATTTGCCCTCATCCGGAAGATCGCCGAGAGCGACGAATGGAAGCAATATCTCCCCGCAACCACTCCCTGA
- a CDS encoding helix-turn-helix domain-containing protein — protein sequence MTRRQREERDAAFAQLLKGMHNGGTGERRLHGEIAAMRLQKGWTQAELARRTGTTQSAIARLESGQTQPRMQTLRRVAEALGAKLVIQLEVD from the coding sequence ATGACAAGACGACAGCGCGAGGAGCGGGATGCTGCCTTTGCACAGCTGCTGAAAGGAATGCATAACGGAGGGACAGGCGAGCGCAGGTTACATGGCGAAATCGCAGCTATGCGGCTCCAGAAAGGCTGGACTCAGGCGGAGTTGGCTCGGCGAACGGGAACAACTCAGTCGGCGATCGCGCGACTGGAGAGCGGACAGACTCAGCCTCGCATGCAAACACTGAGAAGGGTGGCCGAAGCGCTGGGAGCGAAGCTGGTGATCCAACTCGAAGTGGACTAA
- a CDS encoding MerR family transcriptional regulator: MTAKRKTKGAYMISAVAEMYEIHPQTLRLYEREGLLKPSRTEGNTRLYTDEDLERLEFILNLARDLGVNIAGIAIILQMRERMEEMNRQMQGFVEYVRSEMLSHINRAAGPQSKSAMVPLRKPMIVRTGSTSVKNQAARIQPKP; this comes from the coding sequence ATGACAGCCAAACGGAAAACCAAAGGCGCATACATGATCTCGGCGGTTGCTGAGATGTATGAGATTCACCCGCAGACCCTACGCCTCTACGAGCGCGAAGGGCTACTCAAACCCTCGCGCACTGAGGGCAACACGCGCCTGTATACCGACGAAGACCTTGAGCGCCTTGAATTCATTCTCAACCTGGCCCGCGACCTCGGCGTCAACATCGCAGGGATTGCCATCATCCTGCAGATGCGCGAACGCATGGAAGAGATGAACCGCCAGATGCAGGGCTTCGTCGAATATGTTCGCTCTGAGATGCTCTCGCATATCAACCGGGCCGCCGGACCGCAGTCCAAATCTGCGATGGTGCCCCTGCGCAAGCCGATGATCGTTCGGACCGGCTCCACGTCTGTGAAAAATCAGGCCGCGCGTATTCAGCCAAAGCCATAG
- a CDS encoding alpha/beta hydrolase has translation MHRVLFTATALSVTRLCVMRDLRAGTITAGNLGKDAESRASRHVIPSGRNLLDAVFVERANGEHQAAVLICHGIGEVVEHWVGVQRLLAEAGVASLVFDYSGYGGSSGWPSAAQCERDAVAAFAYLQALVPEMPVSLLGFSLGSGIAAEVLPQVKANRLVLFAAFTSYRAAARSLGVPVRLRFLVSNIWNSMENLASCPVPVLVVHGTGDGLFPVQMALDLHERGGADSELVIVQGLGHSEPFYRPDPQYWGMIARWLTRKRAQGARSDRQPRYT, from the coding sequence ATGCATCGGGTTCTTTTTACGGCGACTGCATTGTCTGTGACGCGGCTTTGCGTGATGAGAGATCTGCGCGCCGGCACGATCACTGCGGGCAATCTTGGCAAAGACGCGGAGAGCCGTGCATCGCGGCATGTTATTCCGAGCGGACGAAATCTACTGGATGCGGTTTTTGTCGAGCGTGCCAACGGGGAGCATCAAGCGGCAGTATTGATCTGCCATGGGATCGGTGAGGTGGTTGAGCACTGGGTTGGGGTGCAGCGGTTGCTGGCGGAGGCTGGCGTTGCTTCGCTGGTGTTTGATTACTCGGGGTATGGGGGCAGTTCGGGATGGCCGAGTGCCGCGCAGTGTGAGCGCGATGCGGTGGCGGCGTTTGCATATCTGCAGGCGCTGGTGCCGGAGATGCCGGTCTCGTTACTTGGGTTTTCATTGGGGAGCGGAATCGCTGCCGAGGTTTTGCCGCAAGTGAAGGCGAATCGCCTGGTGCTGTTTGCGGCATTCACGTCGTATCGAGCGGCGGCGCGGAGCCTGGGGGTTCCGGTGCGGTTGAGGTTCCTGGTGTCCAATATCTGGAATTCGATGGAGAATCTGGCGAGTTGTCCGGTGCCGGTGTTGGTGGTGCATGGGACTGGAGACGGGCTGTTTCCGGTACAGATGGCTTTGGATTTGCATGAGCGTGGCGGGGCAGACTCGGAACTGGTGATTGTGCAGGGATTGGGGCACAGCGAGCCGTTTTACCGGCCGGACCCTCAGTATTGGGGCATGATTGCCAGGTGGCTGACCAGGAAGCGGGCACAGGGCGCCCGATCGGACAGGCAGCCGCGATACACTTAG
- a CDS encoding serine hydrolase domain-containing protein has translation MKKSLLVIIGLTSGLVAAGMTQVQVQAQAVDTIDPVLRGRIDRIASQVLEQRGVPSASIAVVKGGKIVYTHAYGLAHLNPDVKATSEMRYSIGSVSKQFTAAAILILQEQGKLSLDDVVEKYVPGLTRGNEVTIRQILSHTSGYQDYWPEDYLMTPMMKQESAQQILDTWAKKPLDFEPGAKWQYSNTNYVIAGEIVEKVSGQRLMEFLGEHVFHPLGMKSVWDSDETKLTSTDATPYVRAALGPLRPAPKEGRGWMFAAGELAMTPHDLALWDESLIAQTVLKPESYTQMFTEVKLKDGKGSRYGLGVEVTQRDGRRSIEHSGEVTGFVSDNEVLVDDGVAVAVLTNHMAGGAEEIAQLVASTVAGAGAQTEAEKQTLAIYRGLQNGQIDRGLLAPNLNDYFSEQTVGDFKDSLAPLGEPLTFKQMHEELRGGMTLRVFRVVYPGKRLSLSTYTYPDGKLEQFLVSPAD, from the coding sequence ATGAAGAAATCGTTGTTGGTAATTATCGGTTTGACGAGTGGCCTGGTTGCCGCTGGTATGACACAAGTTCAGGTACAAGCTCAGGCAGTAGATACGATTGACCCTGTGTTGCGCGGCCGCATCGATCGCATTGCATCGCAGGTGCTGGAGCAGCGTGGAGTGCCTTCTGCTTCGATTGCGGTGGTGAAGGGCGGAAAGATTGTTTACACGCATGCTTATGGGCTTGCGCATTTGAATCCGGATGTGAAGGCAACGTCGGAGATGCGGTATTCGATTGGGTCGGTTTCGAAGCAGTTTACCGCGGCGGCTATTTTGATTTTGCAGGAGCAGGGAAAGCTTTCGCTGGATGATGTGGTGGAGAAGTATGTGCCGGGGTTGACGCGCGGGAATGAAGTGACGATTCGGCAGATATTAAGCCACACATCCGGGTATCAGGATTACTGGCCGGAGGATTATCTGATGACTCCGATGATGAAGCAGGAGAGCGCGCAGCAGATTCTGGATACATGGGCGAAGAAGCCTCTGGATTTTGAGCCCGGGGCAAAGTGGCAGTATTCGAATACGAATTATGTGATTGCCGGCGAGATTGTGGAGAAGGTCAGCGGCCAGAGGTTGATGGAGTTTTTAGGCGAGCATGTTTTTCATCCGCTGGGGATGAAGTCGGTGTGGGATTCGGATGAGACGAAGCTGACTTCGACGGATGCTACTCCGTATGTGAGGGCGGCGCTGGGGCCGTTGCGACCTGCTCCGAAAGAGGGCCGCGGGTGGATGTTTGCGGCGGGTGAACTGGCGATGACTCCGCATGATCTGGCGCTGTGGGACGAGAGCCTGATTGCGCAGACGGTGCTGAAGCCGGAGAGTTATACGCAGATGTTTACCGAGGTGAAGCTGAAGGATGGCAAGGGCAGTCGTTATGGGCTGGGCGTCGAGGTAACGCAGCGGGATGGACGCCGGTCGATTGAGCATAGCGGCGAGGTTACGGGCTTTGTTTCAGACAACGAGGTGCTGGTGGATGATGGCGTCGCGGTTGCTGTGCTGACCAATCATATGGCTGGCGGTGCGGAAGAGATTGCTCAACTTGTGGCCTCCACTGTGGCGGGCGCGGGTGCGCAGACGGAGGCGGAAAAGCAGACGTTGGCGATCTATCGCGGGCTGCAAAATGGACAGATCGATCGGGGGTTGCTGGCTCCCAATTTGAATGACTATTTTTCCGAGCAGACGGTTGGGGATTTCAAAGACAGCCTTGCGCCCCTGGGAGAGCCGCTTACGTTCAAGCAGATGCATGAGGAGCTGCGTGGAGGCATGACTCTGCGCGTGTTTCGCGTGGTGTATCCGGGGAAGAGATTGAGTCTCAGTACGTACACTTATCCGGATGGAAAGCTGGAGCAGTTTCTGGTGTCTCCGGCGGACTGA
- a CDS encoding helix-turn-helix domain-containing protein has product MRKVIADQLRRGLEEALVLAQEQDAFAVHIPEQVDVRAIRVRLNMTQQQFAICFGFSVNTLRHWEQGRRIPEGPTRAYLLVIDREPEAVQKALRIA; this is encoded by the coding sequence ATGAGAAAAGTTATCGCGGACCAGCTACGTCGCGGCCTGGAAGAAGCGCTTGTCTTAGCGCAGGAACAGGATGCGTTCGCGGTGCATATTCCGGAGCAGGTGGATGTGCGGGCTATTCGCGTGCGCCTTAATATGACGCAGCAGCAGTTCGCCATTTGCTTTGGCTTCAGCGTCAACACGCTGCGCCATTGGGAGCAAGGCCGCCGCATTCCCGAAGGCCCAACGCGCGCGTATCTCCTGGTCATCGATCGCGAACCAGAAGCCGTTCAGAAAGCGTTACGCATCGCATGA
- a CDS encoding J domain-containing protein: MSTTQNKDYYGILGVKKTATSDEIRKAFRKLARKYHPDVNPNDKKSEEKFKEISEANDILSDEKKRKVYDQVGFYSDQIDPATAEAYARQQANPRQGPPVDFGGFDFSGFQSGGPGQATGQGSQSWGNFRDIFSGIFSGNEQAQTAQQKQARGPQPGTDLEYRAPIEFWTAIRGGNARIDIHRQEVCPTCHGQASSGAPKQCPECNGTGQVTQMGGRMKFNIQCPRCGGTGRVTNACPTCQGEGLVHRTESIEFRIKAGTRDGQRIRLQGKGNAGTNGGAPGDLYVIVRICTNPVFTRAADDIHLNVPITIAEASLGAKVDVPTIDGRAQLRIPPGTQSGQKLRMRERGVESASAPGQRGDQIVTVEVVVPQLNDERSREIMREFAKLNNQDPRVTLFDKL; this comes from the coding sequence ATGTCTACTACCCAAAACAAGGACTACTACGGCATTCTCGGCGTGAAGAAAACGGCCACTTCGGATGAAATCCGAAAGGCTTTTCGTAAGCTCGCGCGCAAGTATCATCCCGATGTAAACCCTAACGACAAGAAGTCGGAAGAGAAGTTCAAAGAGATCTCCGAGGCCAACGACATCCTCTCGGACGAGAAGAAGCGAAAGGTCTACGACCAGGTAGGTTTCTACTCCGACCAGATCGACCCCGCGACGGCAGAGGCCTATGCGCGCCAACAGGCCAATCCGCGCCAGGGACCGCCGGTTGACTTCGGCGGCTTCGACTTCTCCGGCTTTCAAAGCGGAGGTCCAGGGCAAGCCACTGGACAGGGCAGCCAGTCCTGGGGCAACTTCCGCGACATCTTTTCAGGAATCTTCTCCGGCAACGAACAGGCCCAAACCGCCCAGCAGAAGCAGGCCCGCGGACCGCAGCCTGGCACCGATCTTGAATATCGAGCACCCATCGAGTTCTGGACAGCCATTCGCGGCGGCAACGCCCGCATCGACATTCACCGCCAGGAAGTCTGCCCCACCTGCCACGGCCAGGCATCTTCAGGAGCACCCAAACAGTGCCCCGAGTGCAACGGTACCGGCCAGGTTACGCAGATGGGCGGCCGCATGAAATTCAACATCCAATGCCCTCGTTGCGGCGGCACAGGCCGCGTCACCAACGCCTGCCCCACCTGCCAAGGCGAAGGGCTAGTGCATCGCACTGAGTCCATCGAGTTTCGCATCAAGGCCGGCACGCGCGATGGACAGCGCATTCGCCTGCAGGGCAAAGGGAATGCCGGCACGAACGGAGGTGCACCCGGCGACCTCTACGTCATCGTCCGCATCTGCACAAACCCGGTGTTTACGCGGGCTGCAGACGACATTCATCTAAACGTACCGATCACCATCGCCGAGGCGTCTCTCGGGGCCAAAGTCGATGTACCAACAATCGATGGGCGTGCTCAACTGCGCATACCACCCGGCACCCAGAGCGGCCAGAAACTCCGCATGCGCGAGCGCGGCGTCGAAAGCGCATCTGCACCCGGACAGCGCGGCGATCAGATCGTGACTGTCGAAGTTGTCGTACCGCAACTCAATGACGAGCGCAGCCGCGAAATTATGCGCGAGTTCGCTAAACTCAACAATCAAGACCCACGTGTAACTTTGTTCGACAAGCTGTAA
- the dnaK gene encoding molecular chaperone DnaK, producing MGKIIGIDLGTTNSCVAVLEGGEPKVIANEEGARTTPSIVAFSKSGERLVGQVAKRQAITNPENTIFSIKRFMGRRYDEVNDEMKMVPYKVEQQGDHIVVNAQGKPYTAPEISAMILQKLKKAAEAYLGETVTEAVITVPAYFNDAQRQATKDAGKIAGLDVRRIVNEPTAAALAYGLDKKKEETIAVYDFGGGTFDISILEVGEGVIEVKSTNGDTHLGGDNLDQRIVEWLISEFKAEEGLDLSSKGNEMALQRLKDAAEKAKIELSTTMETEINLPFITADATGPKHLVRKLTRSKLEQLVGDLLQRSLEPTKKALADAGITASKIDEVVLVGGQTRMPKIQEMVKELFGKEPHRGVNPDEVVAIGAAVQAGVLAGDVKDLLLLDVTPLTLAIETLGGVATAMIPRNTTIPTKKSETFSTAADSQTEVEVHVLQGERPMAAQNRTLGKFKLSGIPPAQRGVPQIEVTFDIDANGILNVNAKDMATGKDQRITITSSSGLSKEEVERMAKEAEAHATEDKEQREQIEARNGLDSLVYNIDKMLKEAGDKVQGSERTEVESALSDARKLLEGTPSAAELKAENEKLTAASHKMAEVLYKANAAGPAPTGETATGEPPVDPKKDEGVIDAEYVDVEEKKS from the coding sequence ATGGGAAAAATCATCGGTATCGACCTCGGAACCACCAACTCCTGCGTCGCCGTCCTCGAAGGCGGCGAGCCTAAAGTTATTGCCAATGAAGAGGGCGCGCGCACGACCCCCTCCATCGTGGCTTTCTCCAAGAGCGGCGAACGCCTCGTCGGCCAGGTTGCCAAGCGCCAGGCCATCACCAACCCCGAAAACACCATCTTCTCCATCAAGCGCTTCATGGGTCGTCGCTACGACGAAGTCAACGATGAAATGAAGATGGTTCCTTATAAGGTTGAGCAGCAGGGCGACCACATCGTCGTCAATGCCCAGGGCAAGCCCTACACCGCCCCGGAAATCTCGGCCATGATCCTCCAGAAGCTCAAGAAGGCCGCCGAAGCCTACCTCGGCGAGACCGTGACCGAAGCCGTCATCACCGTCCCCGCCTACTTCAACGATGCCCAGCGCCAGGCCACCAAGGACGCAGGCAAGATCGCCGGCCTCGATGTCCGCCGCATCGTTAACGAGCCCACCGCAGCCGCGCTCGCCTACGGCCTCGACAAGAAGAAGGAAGAGACCATCGCCGTGTACGACTTCGGCGGCGGCACCTTCGATATCTCCATCCTCGAAGTCGGCGAAGGCGTCATCGAAGTCAAGTCCACCAACGGTGACACCCACCTAGGCGGCGACAACCTCGATCAGCGCATCGTCGAATGGCTCATCTCCGAATTCAAAGCCGAAGAAGGCCTCGACCTCAGCTCTAAGGGCAACGAAATGGCCCTGCAGCGCCTCAAGGACGCAGCCGAAAAGGCCAAGATCGAGCTCTCCACCACCATGGAGACGGAGATCAACCTGCCCTTCATCACCGCGGACGCAACCGGACCAAAGCATCTCGTCCGCAAACTCACCCGCTCCAAGCTGGAGCAGCTAGTCGGCGACCTCCTGCAGCGTTCGCTTGAGCCCACCAAAAAGGCTCTCGCCGATGCCGGCATCACCGCCAGCAAGATCGACGAAGTCGTTCTCGTCGGCGGCCAGACCCGCATGCCCAAGATCCAGGAGATGGTCAAGGAACTCTTCGGCAAAGAGCCGCATCGCGGCGTCAATCCCGACGAAGTCGTTGCCATCGGCGCAGCCGTTCAGGCAGGCGTACTCGCGGGCGATGTAAAGGACCTGTTGCTCCTCGACGTGACACCGCTCACCCTGGCCATTGAAACCCTGGGCGGCGTGGCCACGGCTATGATCCCGCGCAACACGACCATTCCTACCAAGAAGTCCGAGACCTTCTCCACGGCTGCCGATTCGCAGACCGAGGTTGAAGTTCACGTCCTTCAGGGTGAACGTCCGATGGCCGCGCAGAATCGCACTCTGGGCAAGTTCAAGCTCTCCGGAATCCCTCCAGCGCAGCGCGGCGTGCCACAGATCGAGGTCACCTTCGACATCGACGCCAACGGCATCCTCAACGTCAATGCCAAGGACATGGCCACCGGCAAGGACCAGCGCATCACCATCACTTCCAGCTCGGGTCTGAGCAAGGAAGAAGTGGAGCGCATGGCGAAAGAAGCCGAAGCCCATGCAACCGAGGACAAAGAACAGCGCGAGCAGATTGAGGCTCGCAACGGTCTCGACTCCCTCGTCTACAACATCGACAAGATGCTGAAGGAAGCTGGCGACAAGGTTCAGGGCTCTGAGCGTACCGAGGTAGAATCTGCCCTCAGCGACGCCCGCAAGCTCCTCGAAGGCACCCCATCCGCAGCCGAACTTAAGGCTGAGAATGAGAAGCTGACCGCCGCCAGCCACAAGATGGCCGAAGTCCTCTACAAAGCCAACGCCGCCGGCCCAGCCCCAACAGGCGAAACCGCAACCGGCGAACCGCCAGTAGATCCCAAAAAGGACGAAGGCGTAATCGACGCCGAGTACGTAGACGTAGAAGAAAAGAAGAGCTAG
- a CDS encoding energy transducer TonB: protein MLSYFGRAWARIGVLWALGLMAVCGASMSAAAAQVPVAEDPTALMVSAAKLNGLVDDEMKPWHLKASFQLLDENGASKDQGTIEEFWAGAHKNRVIYTINRLTQTMYETEKGGMQSGTAGQISNLVLQAQAGLVQPLPDVGIIQHQGFELHEKDAGGAKLRTLAAKGAPGSISYPGFVGVTYFLDTDKPVLRVLATGRGAIEVVRNKVVIFQGRYVPEEIVIAHSGKVALRAQVDKIESLATVDEAEFTPPANAVALPKTINVSADFAKGLLVKKELPDYPMAALQERIQGTVVLQATIGTDGHVKGLRVIVGPWELQQAAMDAVRKWVYKPYLLNGEAVEVNTTINVVFSLG from the coding sequence ATGTTGAGTTACTTTGGCCGTGCTTGGGCGCGGATAGGTGTTCTATGGGCGCTTGGTTTGATGGCGGTTTGCGGGGCTAGTATGTCTGCGGCTGCGGCTCAGGTTCCAGTGGCGGAAGACCCGACTGCGCTGATGGTGTCTGCGGCGAAGTTGAATGGGTTGGTTGACGATGAGATGAAGCCGTGGCACTTGAAAGCCAGTTTTCAATTGTTGGATGAGAATGGCGCCAGTAAGGATCAGGGAACAATCGAGGAGTTCTGGGCAGGGGCACATAAGAACCGGGTGATCTACACAATCAATAGGCTTACGCAGACCATGTATGAAACCGAAAAAGGTGGAATGCAGTCAGGAACTGCGGGCCAGATCTCCAACTTGGTTTTGCAGGCGCAGGCTGGATTAGTTCAGCCGCTACCGGATGTGGGGATTATTCAACATCAGGGGTTCGAATTGCATGAGAAGGATGCAGGTGGCGCGAAGCTGAGAACGCTTGCAGCTAAGGGAGCACCAGGTTCTATCTCGTATCCCGGTTTTGTCGGCGTCACGTATTTTCTGGACACCGACAAGCCGGTCCTGCGCGTTCTTGCTACCGGTCGAGGCGCAATCGAGGTGGTGCGGAATAAGGTCGTGATTTTTCAGGGGCGTTACGTGCCTGAAGAGATTGTGATTGCTCATTCGGGCAAGGTTGCGCTGCGAGCGCAGGTCGACAAGATCGAATCTCTCGCAACTGTCGATGAGGCTGAATTTACGCCACCGGCGAACGCTGTAGCTTTGCCTAAGACGATCAATGTATCTGCCGATTTCGCAAAGGGACTTCTCGTCAAGAAGGAGTTGCCGGACTACCCGATGGCGGCCTTGCAGGAACGTATTCAGGGGACGGTAGTTCTGCAGGCGACGATCGGAACGGATGGGCATGTTAAGGGTCTGCGAGTCATTGTTGGGCCATGGGAGTTACAGCAAGCTGCGATGGATGCAGTCCGAAAGTGGGTTTATAAACCTTACCTGCTGAATGGTGAGGCGGTTGAGGTGAATACTACGATCAACGTTGTGTTCTCGCTTGGATAG